The Amycolatopsis sp. DG1A-15b genome window below encodes:
- a CDS encoding DUF885 domain-containing protein, with protein MTSEAAALADELLDVLGTWTPLEATFAGVPGHDAELPDPSEAGHARLRTRAAGVLARARASADPDGVTLGVVTQQAEAVLARLDANDVEFTLADPLYAIGMNHLSFLPQLTPSGEQAEEDFLTRLAAMPAFYEALALRHGAGLRAGRTPVERMTHHAIAFLDRFLAQEKPFPQPLTGDRGERRDRLVTEVVRPALTRYREFLASEVAGRGRPDDRPGLCWLEDGEAHYAALVRMHTTTGHNPEELHRLGLDVLAGLEAEYAELGGRVFGLTRPADVRRRLRSDESLRWRDAEEMLETARAAVARATAAAPDWFPRVPDAECVVRAVPEAEAPVAAAAYYMPPALDGSRPGVYFTNTHEVRTRDRFIAETVAFHEAVPGHHFAESLAQELTGLPQLRRIAMITAYGEGWALYTERLADEMCLFSDDLMRLGMVAEDSVRAARLVVDTGLHALGWTREQCVEFLRTHTVLSEVEVQSETDRYIESPGQALAYLTGRLEILRLRRFAEERLGEAFSLKDFHGVVLGGGQLPLKVLDEVVRAWVDQCCGP; from the coding sequence ATGACCTCCGAAGCGGCCGCGCTCGCCGACGAACTCCTGGACGTGCTCGGCACCTGGACGCCGCTCGAAGCGACGTTCGCGGGTGTTCCGGGCCACGACGCCGAGCTGCCCGATCCGAGCGAAGCCGGCCATGCCCGGCTGCGGACGCGGGCCGCCGGCGTGCTGGCGCGGGCGCGGGCCTCGGCGGATCCCGACGGTGTGACGCTCGGCGTGGTCACGCAGCAAGCGGAGGCCGTGCTCGCGCGGCTCGACGCGAACGACGTCGAGTTCACCCTCGCCGACCCGCTGTACGCCATCGGGATGAACCACCTCTCCTTCCTGCCGCAGCTCACGCCGTCCGGCGAGCAGGCCGAGGAAGACTTCCTGACGCGGCTCGCCGCGATGCCCGCGTTCTATGAGGCCCTGGCGCTGCGCCACGGTGCCGGCCTCCGCGCCGGGCGGACGCCGGTGGAGCGCATGACGCACCACGCGATCGCGTTCCTCGACCGCTTTCTGGCGCAGGAGAAGCCCTTTCCCCAGCCGCTGACCGGGGATCGCGGCGAACGTCGCGACCGGCTGGTGACCGAGGTCGTCCGGCCGGCGCTGACGCGCTACCGCGAGTTCCTCGCGAGCGAAGTCGCCGGGCGGGGCCGGCCCGACGACCGGCCGGGGCTCTGCTGGCTCGAAGACGGCGAAGCGCACTACGCGGCCCTGGTGCGGATGCACACGACCACCGGCCACAACCCCGAAGAGCTGCACCGGCTGGGCCTCGACGTCCTCGCCGGGCTCGAGGCCGAGTACGCCGAGCTCGGCGGGCGCGTGTTCGGGCTGACCCGCCCGGCCGACGTGCGCCGCCGGCTGCGAAGCGACGAAAGCCTCCGCTGGCGCGACGCCGAGGAGATGCTGGAGACCGCGCGCGCCGCCGTCGCCAGGGCGACCGCCGCCGCACCGGACTGGTTCCCGCGGGTGCCGGACGCCGAGTGCGTCGTCCGGGCGGTGCCGGAAGCCGAAGCACCCGTCGCCGCGGCGGCGTACTACATGCCGCCCGCGCTCGACGGTTCACGCCCGGGCGTCTACTTCACCAACACCCACGAGGTGCGCACGCGCGACCGGTTCATCGCCGAGACCGTGGCCTTCCACGAAGCCGTCCCCGGCCACCACTTCGCGGAGTCGCTGGCGCAGGAGCTGACCGGCCTGCCGCAGCTGCGGCGGATCGCGATGATCACCGCCTACGGCGAGGGCTGGGCGCTCTACACCGAACGGCTCGCCGACGAGATGTGCCTCTTCTCCGACGACCTGATGCGGCTCGGCATGGTGGCCGAGGATTCGGTCCGCGCCGCGCGGCTGGTGGTCGACACCGGCCTGCACGCGCTGGGCTGGACGCGCGAACAGTGCGTGGAGTTCCTTCGCACGCACACCGTGCTGAGCGAGGTCGAGGTGCAGTCCGAGACGGACCGGTACATCGAGTCCCCCGGCCAGGCGCTGGCCTACCTGACCGGGCGGCTGGAAATCCTGCGCCTGCGCCGCTTCGCCGAGGAGCGGCTCGGGGAAGCGTTCTCCCTGAAGGACTTCCACGGCGTGGTCCTCGGCGGCGGCCAGCTGCCGCTGAAGGTACTGGACGAGGTCGTCCGCGCGTGGGTCGATCAGTGCTGCGGGCCGTAG
- a CDS encoding exo 1,3/1,4-beta-D-glucan glucohydrolase: protein MSLSLLGGIAQATPAQAEVPQPVIGQPAKDKDGCAKIEKTLPTLADWPKVDSRLKGKAGDEQRIAEILSGMTLEEKVGQMTQPEIAAITPDEVRQYAIGSVLNGGGSWPGGKKYATQQDWLNLADSYWNASKTSRTKIPVIWGIDAVHGNNNVYGATVFPHNIGLGAAHDPCLVRDVAGATARQIRATGQDWAFSPTLAVVQDDRWGRTYEGFSEDPRITRAYGFEAINGLQDGATKRIGYNGVIATAKHFIGDGGTINGQDQGVNPSSEADMINIHGQGYYGALAAGSQTVMVSFNSWTNADLGINEGKLHGSDKALNQILKGKIGFDGLVVSDWNGIGQVTGCTNSSCPQAINAGIDIVMVPNDWKAFITNTVAQVQSGQIPMARIDDAVTRILRVKLRDGLFESQKPSDRSYANSDEALKDNWLARDAVRESQTLLKNNGNVLPLKPASKVLVVGKSADNIQNQTGGWTLSWQGTGNTNADFPNATSILTGIKQNLGDANVTFDATGNVDPKGFDAVIAVIGETPYAEGVGDLTRKSLEASKLYPEDLAVLDKVSGKGTPVVTVYVGGRPLYMNKEINRSDAFVAAWLPGTEGGGVADMLVKGKDGTGYRGTLSYSWPKSACQSPLNPWSPGYDPLFKLGYGLKTGQRVTVGQLDETSGPASCTSTGGGGGTATQDLSIFDRTDVPPYTSQIGSAENWGGTVIGPDGTAAHTEINVVPTDVNVQGDGLKATWTGAGAAQLYMQNTAGTNDLRGYLNADAALEFDTTVQQAPANRTVISMHCVYPCFSEVNATKLFTDLAGGPKTTVKIPVSCFNNALDFEHINTPFLVYTDGAFQASFANVRWVPKGAQDPDARSCSSLT from the coding sequence ATGAGCCTGAGCCTGCTGGGCGGGATCGCCCAGGCGACGCCGGCTCAAGCCGAAGTGCCACAGCCCGTCATCGGCCAGCCCGCCAAGGACAAGGACGGCTGCGCCAAGATCGAAAAGACCCTGCCGACCCTCGCGGACTGGCCGAAGGTCGACAGCCGGCTCAAGGGCAAGGCCGGCGACGAGCAGCGGATCGCCGAAATCCTCAGCGGCATGACGCTCGAGGAAAAAGTCGGGCAGATGACGCAGCCCGAGATCGCCGCCATCACCCCCGACGAGGTCCGCCAGTACGCCATCGGCTCGGTCCTCAACGGCGGCGGCTCGTGGCCGGGCGGGAAGAAGTACGCCACCCAGCAGGACTGGCTGAACCTCGCCGACTCCTACTGGAACGCCTCCAAGACCAGCCGCACGAAGATCCCCGTCATCTGGGGCATCGACGCCGTGCACGGCAACAACAACGTCTACGGCGCCACCGTCTTCCCGCACAACATCGGCCTCGGTGCCGCGCACGACCCGTGCCTGGTCCGCGACGTCGCCGGCGCCACCGCCCGGCAGATCCGCGCCACCGGCCAGGACTGGGCCTTCTCGCCGACCCTCGCCGTCGTCCAGGACGACCGCTGGGGCCGCACCTACGAAGGCTTCTCCGAGGACCCGCGCATCACCCGCGCGTACGGCTTCGAAGCCATCAACGGCCTCCAGGACGGCGCCACCAAGCGCATCGGCTACAACGGCGTGATCGCCACCGCCAAGCACTTCATCGGTGACGGCGGCACGATCAACGGCCAGGACCAGGGCGTCAACCCCTCGTCCGAAGCGGACATGATCAACATCCACGGCCAGGGCTACTACGGCGCGCTCGCCGCCGGCTCGCAGACCGTGATGGTGTCGTTCAACAGCTGGACCAACGCCGACCTCGGCATCAACGAGGGCAAGCTGCACGGCAGCGACAAGGCGCTGAACCAGATCCTCAAGGGCAAGATCGGCTTCGACGGCCTCGTCGTCTCCGACTGGAACGGCATCGGCCAGGTCACCGGCTGCACGAACTCCTCGTGCCCGCAGGCGATCAACGCCGGCATCGACATCGTGATGGTGCCGAACGACTGGAAGGCGTTCATCACCAACACCGTCGCCCAGGTGCAGAGCGGCCAGATCCCGATGGCGCGCATCGACGACGCCGTCACCCGCATCCTGCGCGTCAAGCTGCGTGACGGCCTGTTCGAGTCGCAGAAGCCGTCGGACCGCTCCTACGCCAACTCCGACGAGGCGCTGAAGGACAACTGGCTGGCCCGCGACGCCGTCCGCGAGTCGCAGACGCTGCTGAAGAACAACGGCAACGTGCTGCCGCTCAAGCCGGCGTCGAAGGTCCTGGTCGTCGGCAAGAGCGCCGACAACATCCAGAACCAGACCGGCGGCTGGACGCTCAGCTGGCAGGGCACCGGCAACACGAACGCCGACTTCCCCAACGCCACGTCGATCCTGACCGGCATCAAGCAGAACCTGGGCGACGCCAACGTCACCTTCGACGCCACCGGGAACGTCGACCCGAAGGGCTTCGACGCGGTCATCGCCGTCATCGGCGAGACGCCGTACGCCGAGGGTGTCGGCGACCTGACCCGCAAGTCGCTCGAGGCCTCGAAGCTCTACCCCGAGGACCTGGCTGTGCTGGACAAGGTCAGCGGCAAGGGCACCCCGGTCGTCACCGTGTACGTCGGCGGCCGCCCGCTGTACATGAACAAGGAGATCAACCGCTCCGACGCGTTCGTGGCGGCGTGGCTGCCCGGCACCGAGGGCGGCGGCGTCGCCGACATGCTGGTCAAGGGCAAGGACGGCACCGGCTACCGGGGCACGCTGTCGTACTCGTGGCCGAAGAGCGCGTGCCAGTCGCCGCTCAACCCGTGGTCGCCGGGCTACGACCCGCTGTTCAAGCTCGGCTACGGCCTCAAGACCGGGCAGCGCGTGACGGTCGGGCAGCTGGACGAGACCTCCGGGCCGGCGTCCTGCACCTCGACCGGCGGCGGCGGCGGGACCGCAACCCAGGACCTGTCGATCTTCGACCGCACCGACGTCCCGCCGTACACCAGCCAGATCGGCTCGGCGGAGAACTGGGGCGGCACGGTGATCGGCCCGGACGGCACGGCGGCCCACACCGAGATCAACGTTGTCCCGACCGACGTCAACGTCCAGGGCGACGGCCTGAAGGCGACCTGGACCGGCGCCGGCGCGGCCCAGCTGTACATGCAGAACACGGCGGGCACGAACGACCTGCGCGGCTACCTCAACGCCGACGCGGCGCTGGAGTTCGACACGACCGTGCAGCAGGCACCGGCCAACCGGACGGTGATCAGCATGCACTGCGTGTACCCGTGCTTCTCCGAGGTGAACGCGACGAAGCTGTTCACCGACCTGGCGGGCGGCCCGAAGACGACGGTGAAGATCCCGGTGTCCTGTTTCAACAACGCGCTCGACTTCGAGCACATCAACACCCCGTTCCTGGTCTACACCGACGGCGCGTTCCAGGCGTCGTTCGCGAACGTGCGGTGGGTCCCGAAGGGGGCTCAGGATCCGGACGCGAGATCCTGTTCGAGCTTGACCTGA
- a CDS encoding alpha-ketoacid dehydrogenase subunit beta, which translates to MTTTMAQALNAALRDALKDDDRVLVFGEDVGTLGGVFRVTDGITADFGEDRCFDTPLAESGIVGFAVGMAMGGFRPVVEMQFDAFAYPAFEQITSHVAKLRNRTRGALSLPMVIRVPYAGGIGGVEHHCDSSEAYYTHTPGLRVVTPGTAQDAYDLLRDAIESPDPVVFLEPKCRYWSSEEVTFTRSGPAMDRAVVRRHGKDVTLIAYGPMVATALETADAAKAEGWDVEVVDLRSLSPFDDETVTASVRRTGRAVVVHEAAGFGGYGAEVVARVTEQCFHQLHAPVLRVTGLDIPYPAPKLERHQLPDVDRILDTIARLQWDDTPVVAGA; encoded by the coding sequence ATGACGACCACCATGGCGCAGGCCCTCAACGCGGCCCTGCGGGACGCCCTCAAGGACGACGACCGCGTGCTCGTGTTCGGCGAGGACGTCGGCACGCTCGGCGGCGTCTTCCGCGTCACCGACGGCATCACCGCCGACTTCGGCGAGGACCGCTGCTTCGACACCCCGCTCGCCGAGTCCGGCATCGTCGGGTTCGCCGTCGGGATGGCGATGGGCGGGTTCCGGCCGGTCGTCGAGATGCAGTTCGACGCCTTCGCCTACCCCGCGTTCGAGCAGATCACCTCGCACGTGGCGAAGCTGCGCAACCGCACCCGCGGCGCGCTCTCGCTGCCGATGGTCATCCGCGTGCCCTACGCCGGCGGTATCGGCGGCGTCGAGCACCACTGCGACTCCAGCGAGGCCTACTACACGCACACGCCGGGCCTGCGCGTCGTCACGCCGGGCACCGCGCAGGACGCCTACGACCTGCTCCGCGACGCCATCGAGTCGCCGGACCCGGTGGTCTTCCTCGAACCGAAGTGCCGCTACTGGTCGAGCGAAGAGGTCACCTTCACCCGCTCGGGCCCGGCCATGGACCGGGCCGTGGTCCGCCGCCACGGCAAGGACGTCACGCTCATCGCGTACGGCCCGATGGTCGCCACCGCGCTGGAAACCGCCGACGCGGCGAAGGCCGAGGGCTGGGACGTCGAGGTCGTCGACCTGCGCTCGCTGTCGCCGTTCGACGACGAGACCGTCACCGCTTCGGTCCGCCGCACCGGACGGGCGGTGGTGGTCCACGAGGCCGCGGGCTTCGGCGGCTACGGCGCCGAGGTCGTCGCGCGCGTCACCGAGCAGTGCTTCCACCAGCTGCACGCGCCCGTTCTGCGGGTCACCGGGCTCGACATCCCCTACCCGGCACCGAAGCTCGAGCGCCACCAGCTGCCCGACGTCGACCGGATCCTCGACACGATCGCGCGCCTGCAGTGGGACGACACGCCGGTGGTGGCCGGTGCCTGA
- a CDS encoding Lrp/AsnC family transcriptional regulator, translating to MAHGGLPGRTVPALDDVDRAMLAELSADGRLAVRALAERLHISRTNAYARLERLMAEGVITGFGARIDPRRAGLGTSAYIMVTVEQTSWRTMATDLHEIPYVDHVALVGGDFDILLLVRTPDNSTLRDVVLERLQALEGVRSTRTWLIFEELPGSVLS from the coding sequence CTGGCTCACGGGGGTCTGCCGGGACGAACGGTCCCGGCACTGGACGACGTCGACCGGGCGATGCTGGCGGAGCTGTCCGCGGACGGCCGCTTGGCGGTGCGCGCGCTGGCGGAGCGCCTGCACATTTCGCGGACGAACGCGTACGCGCGGCTGGAGCGGTTGATGGCGGAGGGGGTGATCACGGGCTTCGGCGCGCGGATCGACCCGCGCCGGGCGGGCCTGGGCACGTCGGCCTACATCATGGTGACGGTGGAGCAGACGTCCTGGCGCACGATGGCCACGGACCTGCACGAGATCCCGTACGTGGACCACGTGGCCCTGGTGGGCGGCGACTTCGACATCCTGCTGCTGGTCCGGACGCCGGACAACTCGACGCTGCGGGACGTGGTGCTGGAGCGCCTGCAGGCACTGGAGGGCGTGCGGTCGACGCGGACGTGGCTGATCTTCGAGGAACTGCCGGGCTCGGTGCTGAGCTGA
- a CDS encoding GNAT family N-acetyltransferase has product MDVRRVVSLDPLLAAGHLFDDPPRPDAAERFLAAEGHHLLVAYVDEVPAGMVTGVEMTHPDKGTEMFLYELGVEAAFRGQGLGRSLVTALGELARERGCYGMWVVTEGDNAPAKATYRAAGGVAEEGQAVLVWTFG; this is encoded by the coding sequence ATGGACGTCCGCCGTGTGGTCTCGCTCGATCCGCTCCTGGCGGCCGGGCACCTGTTCGACGATCCCCCGCGGCCGGACGCCGCCGAGCGCTTCCTCGCCGCCGAAGGCCACCACCTGCTGGTCGCGTACGTGGACGAGGTGCCGGCGGGCATGGTGACCGGCGTGGAGATGACCCACCCGGACAAGGGCACCGAGATGTTCCTGTACGAACTGGGTGTCGAGGCCGCCTTCCGCGGGCAGGGCCTCGGCCGGTCGCTGGTGACGGCGCTGGGGGAACTGGCTCGCGAGCGCGGGTGCTACGGCATGTGGGTCGTCACGGAAGGGGACAACGCCCCGGCGAAGGCGACCTACCGCGCGGCCGGCGGAGTCGCCGAGGAGGGGCAGGCGGTGCTGGTCTGGACGTTCGGCTGA
- a CDS encoding dihydrolipoamide acetyltransferase family protein, with protein sequence MPDFLLPDLGEGLTEAAIVDWRVKVGDTVDVDQVVVEVETAKAAVEVPVPFAGVVSALHGEPGQLLPVGAPLLSVGGFAEPGVTVSAPSSGSGNVLIGYGTAPTTRRKRVRRVEAPAPQAKAPGVISPFVRKLAADNGIDLAKVTATGADGIIRRADVEAALKKPAATGKRIPLTGVRKAVADKLTTSRREIPEATVWVDVDASELVAARAALNAKTDRPVSLLGLIARFAVAGLRRYPELNSRVEGDEIVLLDKIHLGFAAQTERGLVVPVVRDAGELSTRDLSAAIGERARTARDGKLAPADLTGGTFTVNNYGVFGVDGSAAIINHPEAAILGIGRIIDRPWVVDGALAVRKICELTLAFDHRVCDGGTAGGFLRFVADCVESPVTALGDL encoded by the coding sequence GTGCCTGACTTCCTGCTGCCGGACCTCGGTGAAGGCCTGACCGAGGCGGCGATCGTGGACTGGCGGGTCAAGGTCGGCGACACCGTCGACGTCGACCAGGTCGTCGTCGAGGTGGAGACGGCGAAGGCGGCGGTCGAGGTGCCAGTGCCCTTCGCCGGCGTGGTGTCCGCGCTGCACGGCGAGCCGGGGCAGCTGCTGCCGGTCGGCGCGCCGCTGCTGAGCGTCGGCGGGTTCGCCGAGCCCGGCGTCACCGTGTCTGCTCCGTCTTCCGGGAGCGGCAACGTCCTCATCGGCTACGGCACCGCGCCCACCACTCGGCGCAAGCGTGTCCGCCGCGTCGAAGCGCCCGCCCCCCAGGCCAAGGCGCCCGGCGTGATCTCGCCGTTCGTCCGGAAGCTGGCCGCCGACAACGGGATCGACCTCGCGAAGGTCACCGCCACCGGCGCGGACGGCATCATCCGCCGCGCGGACGTCGAAGCGGCGCTGAAGAAGCCGGCCGCGACGGGCAAGCGCATCCCGCTGACCGGGGTGCGCAAGGCCGTCGCCGACAAGCTCACGACGTCCCGGCGGGAGATTCCCGAGGCGACGGTGTGGGTGGACGTCGACGCGAGCGAGCTGGTCGCCGCCCGCGCGGCGTTGAACGCCAAGACCGACCGGCCGGTGAGCCTGCTCGGGCTGATCGCGCGGTTCGCCGTCGCGGGGCTGCGCCGGTACCCCGAGCTGAACTCGCGCGTCGAAGGCGACGAGATCGTGCTGCTGGACAAGATCCACCTCGGGTTCGCCGCGCAGACCGAGCGCGGTCTGGTCGTGCCGGTGGTGCGGGACGCGGGGGAGCTGTCCACCCGGGACCTGTCGGCGGCGATCGGCGAGCGCGCCCGCACGGCCCGGGACGGCAAGCTCGCGCCCGCGGACCTCACCGGCGGCACTTTCACGGTGAACAACTACGGCGTCTTCGGCGTCGACGGCTCGGCCGCGATCATCAACCACCCCGAGGCCGCCATCCTCGGCATCGGCCGGATCATCGACCGGCCGTGGGTGGTCGACGGCGCGCTGGCGGTGCGGAAGATCTGCGAGCTGACGCTGGCCTTCGACCACCGCGTCTGCGACGGCGGCACGGCGGGCGGGTTCCTGCGGTTCGTCGCCGACTGCGTGGAGTCGCCGGTCACCGCACTGGGAGACCTCTGA
- the pdhA gene encoding pyruvate dehydrogenase (acetyl-transferring) E1 component subunit alpha encodes MAVETLLPSAAPVRFVAEDGSRADEHGTYGEPAGERLKEAYRLMVLGRRFDVQATALTKQGRLAVYPSSAGQEACQVAAALALETRDWLFPTYRDSVALVARGLKPGEVLTLLRGDAHCGYNPVETRVAPQCTPLATQTLHAAGLAHAMQRRGEEAVALALIGDGATSEGDFHEALNFAAVFKAPVVFFVQNNRFAISVPFEKQSAAAALAYKGIGYGMRSEQVDGNDAVAVLAVLDDAVKHAREGKGPVLVEAHTYRIDAHTNADDATRYRDAGEVAKWREADPLKRLETFLKSRNLLHDTEIERFAADAEVFAQSVRDTMNAEPELDPLSLFDHVYAEPTPQLRRQRAALEAELEA; translated from the coding sequence ATGGCTGTGGAGACCCTGCTGCCGTCCGCTGCCCCCGTGCGGTTCGTCGCCGAAGACGGGAGCCGGGCCGACGAGCACGGCACGTACGGCGAACCCGCGGGAGAACGGCTCAAGGAGGCCTACCGGCTGATGGTCCTGGGCCGCCGGTTCGACGTCCAGGCGACCGCGCTCACCAAGCAGGGCCGTCTCGCCGTCTACCCGTCCAGTGCCGGCCAGGAGGCCTGCCAGGTCGCCGCGGCACTCGCCCTCGAAACCCGGGACTGGCTCTTCCCGACCTACCGCGACTCCGTCGCCCTCGTCGCCCGCGGCCTGAAGCCCGGCGAAGTCCTGACGCTCCTTCGCGGCGACGCGCACTGCGGCTACAACCCGGTCGAGACGCGCGTTGCACCTCAGTGCACTCCGCTGGCGACGCAGACTCTGCACGCCGCCGGGCTGGCGCACGCGATGCAGCGACGCGGCGAAGAGGCTGTCGCGCTCGCGCTCATCGGGGACGGCGCCACCAGCGAAGGCGACTTCCACGAAGCGCTCAACTTCGCGGCCGTCTTCAAGGCGCCCGTCGTGTTCTTCGTGCAGAACAACCGCTTCGCCATCTCGGTGCCCTTCGAAAAGCAGAGCGCCGCGGCCGCGCTGGCGTACAAGGGCATCGGCTACGGCATGCGCTCGGAGCAGGTCGACGGCAACGACGCCGTCGCCGTCCTGGCCGTCCTCGACGACGCGGTGAAGCACGCGCGCGAAGGTAAGGGGCCGGTCCTCGTCGAGGCCCACACCTACCGCATCGACGCCCACACCAACGCCGACGACGCCACCCGCTACCGCGACGCCGGAGAAGTCGCGAAGTGGCGCGAAGCGGACCCGCTCAAGCGGCTCGAAACGTTCCTCAAGAGCCGGAACCTGCTCCACGACACCGAAATCGAGCGGTTCGCGGCGGACGCCGAGGTGTTCGCCCAGTCCGTCCGCGACACCATGAACGCCGAACCCGAACTCGACCCGCTGTCGCTGTTCGACCACGTCTACGCCGAACCCACCCCCCAGCTGCGGCGGCAGCGGGCGGCACTCGAAGCCGAACTGGAGGCCTGA